A DNA window from Candidatus Poseidoniia archaeon contains the following coding sequences:
- a CDS encoding DUF4430 domain-containing protein, whose translation MSSETLQTLGIILLLNAVAWGGYVALQDEPDMVYRYRETPAASANVTVSLDFGDAGANATTFANATTVSFAGIVVTNDTSAYAATIAAARANGFAVGVTMYSFGPYVHTLDGVAGDSGHYWELNHNGAYSMVGAGDLQLHDGDTIAWKYVVADW comes from the coding sequence ATGTCCAGTGAAACGTTGCAAACTCTCGGCATAATCCTGCTGCTGAACGCGGTCGCGTGGGGCGGCTACGTCGCGCTGCAGGACGAGCCCGACATGGTCTACCGCTACCGCGAAACCCCCGCAGCGAGCGCCAACGTCACCGTCTCGCTCGACTTCGGCGACGCCGGAGCCAATGCGACGACCTTCGCCAACGCGACCACGGTAAGCTTCGCCGGCATCGTCGTCACCAACGACACTTCGGCCTACGCGGCGACCATCGCGGCCGCACGCGCCAACGGCTTCGCGGTCGGCGTGACCATGTATTCATTCGGGCCTTACGTCCACACCCTCGACGGTGTCGCGGGCGACAGCGGCCACTACTGGGAGCTCAACCACAACGGCGCGTACTCGATGGTCGGCGCCGGCGACCTGCAGTTGCACGACGGCGACACTATCGCGTGGAAATACGTCGTCGCCGACTGGTAG
- a CDS encoding acetoacetate--CoA ligase, with amino-acid sequence MNPVLWEPSQERREASLLWKFMQSAPAKLETYADVHRWSLEQMEAFWAHFWDFSGVRASCGYDTVLAEPAMPGARWFTGARLNYAENLLAGDADRLAVIGCAEGRDDERLTRGELRQRVARAQAGLRALGLRKGTRVAAFVPNCVETLVLMLATTASGGVWTSCSPDFGAQGVVDRFGQVQPQLLIVADGYHYNGKRFALDAKVNGVLEQIPGIEQVIRIPFSGAKGELAHGSVVEYPDLLDNAAAEPEFVPVEFDHPLCIMYSSGTTGPPKSIVHGAGGTLLQHLKEQQLQCDLQPGQRLFWFTTCGWMMWNWLVSALASRATIVLYDGSPGHPDLGALWRLAERTGTTHFGTSPKFLSACAGAGLVPRNATDLRQLRMLLSTGAPLVEEQFDWVYRDVHDDLQLASISGGTDIVGCFLGGNPLDPVRRGELQCAQLGMDVQAWSPNGERLTGECGELVCTRPFPSMPTGFWNDADGTKYRAAYFEEFPGVWTHGDFVEMTAEGGAIIYGRSDTTLNPGGVRIGTAEIYRAVENRPEVADAIVVGRPVAGDVEVVLCVKLAEGIAFSDALATEIRKAIRSATTPRHVPHHVVPVAEIPYTISGKKVEKAVLAAITGRPVKNRDALANPESLAEYAALSFD; translated from the coding sequence GTGAATCCCGTGCTGTGGGAGCCGTCGCAGGAGCGACGTGAGGCGAGCCTCCTCTGGAAGTTCATGCAGTCGGCGCCGGCGAAGCTCGAAACTTACGCCGACGTCCACCGCTGGTCGCTTGAGCAGATGGAAGCGTTCTGGGCGCACTTCTGGGATTTTTCGGGCGTGCGCGCCAGCTGCGGCTACGACACGGTGCTGGCCGAGCCGGCGATGCCGGGCGCGCGCTGGTTTACCGGCGCGCGCCTCAACTACGCGGAGAATTTGCTGGCGGGCGACGCGGACCGCTTGGCAGTCATCGGCTGCGCCGAGGGGCGCGACGACGAGCGTTTGACGCGGGGCGAGCTGCGCCAGCGAGTGGCGCGCGCGCAGGCCGGCCTGCGCGCGCTCGGGCTGCGCAAGGGAACGCGGGTCGCGGCGTTCGTCCCGAACTGCGTCGAGACGCTGGTGCTGATGCTGGCGACAACCGCGTCGGGCGGCGTCTGGACTTCCTGCTCGCCTGACTTCGGCGCACAAGGCGTGGTGGACCGCTTCGGGCAGGTGCAGCCGCAGCTGCTGATTGTCGCTGATGGCTACCACTACAACGGCAAGCGCTTCGCGCTCGACGCGAAGGTCAATGGCGTGCTCGAGCAGATTCCGGGCATCGAGCAGGTCATCCGCATTCCGTTCTCCGGCGCGAAGGGCGAGCTGGCGCACGGCTCGGTCGTCGAATACCCCGACCTGCTCGACAACGCTGCCGCGGAGCCGGAGTTCGTGCCGGTCGAGTTCGACCACCCGCTCTGCATTATGTATTCGTCGGGGACGACCGGCCCGCCCAAGTCGATTGTGCATGGCGCCGGCGGGACGCTGCTGCAACACCTGAAGGAACAGCAGCTGCAGTGCGACCTGCAGCCCGGGCAACGGCTGTTCTGGTTCACCACCTGCGGCTGGATGATGTGGAACTGGCTGGTCTCGGCGCTCGCCTCGCGGGCGACCATCGTGCTCTACGACGGCAGCCCGGGGCATCCTGACCTCGGCGCGCTGTGGCGGCTGGCGGAGCGCACCGGCACTACCCACTTCGGCACCAGCCCGAAATTCCTGTCAGCGTGCGCCGGCGCCGGACTGGTGCCGCGCAACGCGACCGACCTGCGGCAGCTCCGCATGCTGCTCTCGACCGGCGCGCCGCTGGTGGAGGAGCAGTTCGACTGGGTTTACCGGGACGTCCACGACGACCTCCAGCTCGCCTCGATTTCAGGCGGGACAGACATCGTCGGCTGCTTCCTCGGCGGCAACCCGCTCGACCCGGTGCGGCGCGGCGAGCTACAGTGCGCGCAGCTAGGGATGGATGTGCAGGCGTGGTCGCCGAACGGCGAGCGCCTGACGGGGGAGTGCGGCGAGCTAGTCTGCACGCGCCCGTTCCCGTCGATGCCGACCGGCTTCTGGAACGATGCGGATGGAACGAAATATCGCGCTGCCTACTTCGAGGAATTCCCGGGAGTCTGGACCCACGGCGACTTCGTCGAAATGACCGCGGAGGGCGGCGCCATCATCTACGGCCGCAGCGATACGACGCTCAACCCGGGCGGCGTGCGCATCGGCACCGCCGAAATCTACCGCGCGGTCGAGAACCGCCCCGAAGTGGCGGACGCCATCGTCGTCGGCCGGCCGGTCGCGGGCGACGTCGAGGTGGTGCTCTGCGTCAAACTGGCGGAGGGCATCGCCTTCAGCGACGCCCTCGCGACGGAAATCCGCAAGGCCATCCGCAGCGCGACGACGCCACGGCACGTTCCGCACCACGTGGTCCCGGTCGCCGAAATCCCCTACACCATCTCGGGCAAGAAGGTCGAGAAAGCGGTGCTCGCCGCCATCACTGGACGGCCGGTCAAGAACCGCGATGCGCTCGCCAACCCCGAGTCGCTCGCCGAATACGCGGCGCTCAGTTTCGACTGA
- a CDS encoding SAP domain-containing protein yields METETEEPAPDAPAGNAPAPSEYAGLKVADLKEKLREQELPVSGTKAELLARLEEAGTSGGETAEAAINYSELSQKELKAHRKEINEAAEVLRIKRDEMNLESQSHASERNGLNNEAKVQMEQVQYQRTLRNGLNFDVSQVRDERREVLDEVDQLREQFLSLKRARFSGTHLPPVPKLRRQIQELEIKQMTSSMSIKKERELVEKIGALQSQITEQDQMMDGDEEVATARDLFRAAEKKRKDLTHEMKRVRDDAQNAHDLMREALKANRIARRKADAAQRAFVNSKEQADEVHADYIEQLRQLSAIDKVVAERRKGGTGASAIESVANAEELFGKFLAGEKLSTEQLMIIQKAGML; encoded by the coding sequence ATGGAGACCGAAACCGAGGAACCCGCCCCCGACGCCCCGGCAGGCAACGCGCCTGCACCCAGCGAATACGCTGGCCTGAAGGTCGCCGACCTGAAGGAGAAACTGCGCGAGCAGGAACTCCCGGTCTCCGGCACCAAGGCTGAGCTGCTGGCGCGGCTGGAAGAAGCCGGTACCAGCGGTGGGGAAACCGCGGAAGCCGCAATTAACTATTCCGAGCTCTCGCAGAAGGAGCTCAAGGCGCACCGCAAGGAAATCAACGAGGCTGCCGAAGTGCTGCGCATCAAGCGCGACGAGATGAATCTCGAATCGCAGTCGCACGCCTCAGAACGCAACGGGCTGAACAATGAGGCGAAGGTGCAGATGGAGCAGGTGCAGTACCAGCGCACCCTGCGCAACGGCCTCAACTTCGACGTGAGCCAGGTGCGCGACGAACGGCGTGAAGTGCTCGACGAGGTTGACCAGCTGCGCGAGCAGTTCCTGTCGCTGAAGCGCGCCCGTTTCTCCGGCACCCACTTGCCACCCGTCCCGAAGCTACGGCGGCAAATCCAGGAGCTGGAAATCAAGCAGATGACCAGCTCGATGAGCATCAAGAAAGAGCGCGAGCTCGTCGAGAAAATCGGCGCGCTGCAATCTCAGATTACCGAGCAGGACCAGATGATGGATGGCGACGAAGAGGTCGCTACAGCGCGCGACCTGTTCCGCGCTGCCGAGAAGAAGCGCAAGGACCTCACGCACGAGATGAAGCGCGTCCGCGATGATGCGCAGAATGCGCACGATCTGATGCGCGAGGCGCTCAAGGCGAACCGCATCGCACGCCGCAAGGCGGACGCCGCGCAACGCGCTTTCGTCAATTCCAAGGAGCAGGCGGACGAAGTCCACGCAGATTATATCGAGCAGCTGCGGCAGCTCTCCGCCATCGACAAGGTGGTCGCCGAGCGGCGTAAGGGCGGCACTGGCGCCAGCGCCATCGAGAGCGTCGCGAACGCCGAGGAGCTGTTCGGCAAGTTCCTCGCCGGCGAAAAACTCTCGACCGAACAGCTAATGATTATCCAGAAAGCCGGGATGCTGTAG
- the rpl12p gene encoding 50S ribosomal protein P1 — protein MEYIYSAMLLNSAGAEIDAKSVTKVLKAAGLKTDKARAEALVAALDGVDIEEAMATAAVAAPAAAAAPAASGDNDGGKEAPAEEAEAEEEEVSEEEAVEGLGALFG, from the coding sequence ATGGAATACATCTATTCGGCAATGCTGCTCAACTCGGCGGGCGCCGAGATTGACGCCAAGAGCGTCACCAAGGTCCTCAAGGCCGCAGGCCTGAAGACCGACAAGGCACGGGCCGAGGCCCTCGTGGCCGCGCTTGACGGCGTGGACATCGAGGAAGCCATGGCGACCGCCGCAGTAGCTGCTCCGGCAGCCGCAGCGGCTCCGGCCGCGTCTGGTGACAACGATGGCGGCAAGGAAGCCCCCGCAGAGGAAGCAGAAGCCGAGGAAGAAGAAGTCAGTGAAGAGGAAGCAGTCGAAGGACTCGGTGCCCTCTTCGGTTAG
- the rplJ gene encoding 50S ribosomal protein L10, giving the protein MQAVATQWKHDEVAQLEEYLAAPVVALVDVSGIPARQMMEMRKSLRERGVRVRMSRNRLLRRAIDSVAAKRPGLEKLANAFRKEQLSLLTGEGSPFTIFRMLSEAQTQAPAKGGETASADIVIEKGPTPFPAGPIVGEFQQAGFPAAIEKGKIVIRKRHVAVAEGDTISAQVAGALAKLEIFPITMGMELLGAYDGENFYPPEVLDIDYDEFRGQLQSATAGAFNLAMHARWFSDTTTVPLLSKARRDALAVAHAAAWPSEATIAALLAEAHLQMLGVAGHAGDGADDELKALQGAAAPAAAAPPASAEAATESEDDEEEEDEASEEDAVSGLGALFG; this is encoded by the coding sequence ATGCAGGCGGTCGCCACGCAGTGGAAGCACGACGAGGTTGCGCAGCTCGAGGAGTACCTCGCGGCGCCGGTCGTGGCGCTGGTCGACGTCAGCGGCATCCCCGCGCGGCAGATGATGGAGATGCGCAAGTCACTGCGCGAGCGCGGTGTGCGCGTGCGCATGAGCCGCAACCGGCTGCTGCGCCGCGCCATCGATTCCGTCGCCGCGAAGCGCCCCGGGCTGGAGAAGCTGGCCAACGCGTTCCGCAAGGAGCAGCTGTCGCTGCTGACCGGCGAGGGGAGCCCGTTCACGATTTTCCGCATGCTCAGCGAGGCGCAGACACAAGCGCCCGCGAAGGGCGGCGAGACCGCCAGCGCAGATATCGTCATCGAGAAAGGGCCAACGCCGTTCCCGGCAGGTCCCATCGTGGGCGAATTCCAGCAGGCGGGCTTCCCGGCCGCCATCGAGAAGGGGAAAATCGTGATTCGCAAGCGGCACGTTGCCGTCGCGGAGGGCGATACTATCTCGGCGCAGGTGGCTGGAGCTCTTGCGAAGCTGGAAATCTTCCCGATTACGATGGGGATGGAGCTGCTCGGCGCCTATGACGGCGAGAACTTTTACCCGCCCGAAGTACTGGATATTGACTATGACGAGTTCCGCGGCCAACTGCAATCAGCTACCGCCGGAGCGTTCAACCTCGCGATGCACGCGCGCTGGTTCAGCGACACCACGACGGTGCCGCTGCTCTCGAAGGCGCGCCGCGACGCACTCGCCGTGGCGCACGCCGCGGCGTGGCCGTCGGAAGCAACCATCGCCGCACTGCTCGCCGAAGCCCACCTGCAAATGCTGGGCGTCGCGGGCCACGCCGGCGACGGTGCCGACGATGAGCTGAAGGCGCTGCAGGGCGCTGCGGCGCCGGCCGCCGCAGCGCCACCCGCGTCGGCGGAAGCCGCAACGGAGTCGGAAGACGACGAGGAAGAAGAAGACGAGGCGTCCGAGGAAGACGCCGTATCAGGATTAGGAGCACTATTCGGATAG